The Garra rufa chromosome 8, GarRuf1.0, whole genome shotgun sequence genome has a segment encoding these proteins:
- the LOC141340146 gene encoding uncharacterized protein, protein MSKLRFWLCLFILVCLRIHHTQGWFWYDDSKENEKGAQTPAYLTTVRATTPPRTEPSKTTGTSASVTEVSYDGGHTKGESEFKSRSGLRVESESKSGSWSEFASGSGSGYSQFERQDGNVKSTNVLRIAGEDARLHVGKFQLETKEEQMDGLQSNSDPTDSPFNESMNVSSKNISIYDGSNSTEHDGYDNTTLYSSEYSVSDNLLTIESEFLVASMPTTDESPRCLPVDSKLPFCTKMGVESFKVPNFLNQSTVEEVQVVLTQWAWLLRSNCHHSLEWFFCLLLTPRCGPPGQPPPLPCRSFCEVLRDSCWMLLDEGRLPVECHSLPEEKHDGYRCLSVSNQKGNGRLECHLFCS, encoded by the coding sequence ATGTCTAAGCTCAGGTTTTGGCTGTGCCTCTTTATTCTGGTGTGCTTGAGGATACACCACACACAAGGCTGGTTCTGGTACGATGACTCGAAAGAAAATGAGAAGGGCGCACAGACACCGGCCTACCTGACAACCGTAAGGGCCACAACACCACCGAGGACAGAACCATCCAAAACAACAGGTACAAGTGCTTCTGTAACTGAGGTCAGTTATGATGGAGGTCATACTAAGGGGGAATCAGAGTTCAAATCCAGGTCTGGGTTGAGGGTTGAGTCAGAGTCTAAAAGTGGGTCATGGTCTGAATTTGCTTCCGGATCTGGATCCGGATATTCTCAATTTGAAAGACAGGATGGCAATGTTAAGTCAACCAACGTTTTGCGTATTGCTGGTGAAGATGCTAGATTGCATGTGGGAAAATTCCAACTGGAGACCAAAGAGGAGCAGATGGATGGACTTCAGAGCAACAGCGACCCAACAGACAGTCCATTTAATGAAAGCATGAATGTTTCTTCCAAAAATATTAGCATTTATGATGGGAGTAATTCTACAGAGCATGATGGTTATGATAACACGACATTGTATTCTTCTGAATACTCTGTCTCAGATAATCTACTAACCATTGAAAGTGAATTTTTAGTAGCTAGCATGCCAACAACCGATGAATCTCCGCGCTGCTTGCCAGTCGACTCTAAATTGCCGTTTTGCACCAAAATGGGAGTGGAGAGCTTCAAAGTGCCAAATTTTCTAAATCAAAGCACCGTGGAGGAAGTTCAGGTGGTTTTGACCCAATGGGCATGGCTGTTGCGGTCAAACTGCCATCATAGCTTGGAATGGTTTTTCTGCCTGCTGTTGACACCTCGGTGCGGCCCACCTGGACAGCCGCCCCCTCTGCCCTGTCGCAGTTTCTGCGAGGTCCTGCGTGACAGTTGCTGGATGCTCCTGGATGAGGGCCGCCTCCCCGTGGAGTGCCACTCTCTGCCCGAAGAGAAGCATGATGGGTATCGGTGCTTGTCAGTTAGTAACCAGAAAGGTAACGGCCGGTTAGAATGCCATCTCTTTTGCTCTTAA